The Xyrauchen texanus isolate HMW12.3.18 chromosome 42, RBS_HiC_50CHRs, whole genome shotgun sequence genome includes the window GTGTGTATTCTTCTGACTTTTACACCCGTTGTTACTCAAAAAATACATGATGAAAAGACATTTTGGGGGAGTATGCCCAGACCGCCCTAAAAGAGGCTTAGCCCCCCCTATCCATGAAGCTCTATTGACATCCCTGATATAAAATATAGTTATAACCATCCCAGTTTCATATATTTTTGTAGATACAATCTAAACCCAAAGCTAAAAGTTGTCTTCTATTCTACTGTAAGGATTAGTACACTTTCTCCAGAGTTTATTCCAGCAAATCTTTATGCCTCACTCAAACAATCCAATCCTCCAAGGACTGTGAAAAGCGAATTTTAAGGTGAACAGGCTTGCTAATGTGCAATGCCTACAGTGCTAACCTTCGGCTGGGCTAATGTGCCAAGACCCTCTGAAGCTGGTCTCGTCCCAAGGGGCAGCAAGATTGTGGAGACATGATCAGCCAGCCAGCCTGTGCACAACCCCATCCTCGCTGGATGCTCCGGACAAGCAGGGAACTCCACAACATTGAACACGAAATGAACTTTCCCAGGGTACTGAAGGCTGGAGCTAAGGAACAAGACAAAATAAGAGACTAAGTGCTAACAATACTGCCCCAACACAGATCATGAGCAAGACTATGAATCTCATTATCTTTCGCTTAAGGGCCTGCTGGTATCAAGCCCCTGGGGACCCCTGCTGACCAGACATTTAGTATTTGCAGCCCCTAATGTTTCTGTGTAAATGAACATAAGACATTAGACCCTAGACCACTTAATAGCCAAAGTAGACAGGCAGAAACAAATTAAAGCGGCATGCATTTCTGAAAGGCACATGCTCTGCATTCACTGTTTGACTTTGATCTCAACAAATGGAGATTCAACAAGCCATGCTGAGCAGCACAACAAATTAATCTCGTTCTATAACATACCTTGCAACATCAAAGGAGGATTGCGACAGAAATAATGACCTAAAACCTGAATATGCCTCTGCTTTAATTTCTATATCCAAATATAAAGCACAGGTGTTTCAAACAAGGTCCCTTACCTGGCAGCAGAATAGGCTCTGGGCTGAAGCTTTGGTAATTGTTCTGTAATAAAGTAGAGAACAGATCAGAGAGGAAGATGGCTTTGTGACCTTGAGGCTCTCCAATGGTGTCTTGAGATTCTCTTTTAAAGCATGTTACATTAGACTATTGGGTTTATCTATAGAGCAAGTGAAGGACAATTTTTAGAAAAGGAGAAACACAATGCTGCATGTCAGCTACCTTTGTAGGACAGCCTTGATGTTAAAACCAAGTAAAATGAATATGATCACAAAACGTAATGCCAACTTGTGATGTAAGAATGTAAGAGGCCTTATACCATTAGTGCACAAGATTGTTCAATGGGGAAAAAAGCCAtgcagtttgaaacaacatggggCTGAGTAAATGACTTTTAAATGATTTTTCATTTATGAGTGACTTATTCCTATAACAGCACAGAGGCACGTGTCTCTCAGCACAAATAAAGTGTTAATGCTTCACCTTCATCAGTCAAGAACTGACATGCAATTTGCTCCAATCCTCTGAAATGATGAATCAATTTGAAAATGTTCATTTCAAGCACACCATATGTGGACGCTGAAGGTGCTCAATTTGACCAATTAATAACAATCAGACAATCAACATCGTGAGCAGCTGTTGCAATTAAACTCTTTTGTCAGTGCaaacaaatgcattaaaatggcACATGGTGTTTTGGTGGAAAAACCTTGCTCTTCTATGTCTGTAAAGTCTTTGTTAGAAAGTTTTTGAAACAAAAAGAACACACCAGTGCAGAGTGATTTTATGAATAAAATAGATAGTGCCATCAACGTCTGCTGAAGCAGCACATCTCTGACAATTTGTGCCATGGAAGATCAAAATGTTAATCCTCAATTTTCCAAAGAGCAGTAAGATGTGCATTTATGAAAACTTCACATGTAAATGCATTCAATGTAACAATTAGTGAGGGTCAACATAAATTAGTGAGGGTCACTGGATTGTGATTACCTTGTAATTAGCAATATCTAAGGCattgtatacatttaaaatttcagCTATACCATCTATTCCTAGAAATCAGACAGACAGCATTTTTTAAACCTTAGGAAAACTTCATGGACAACTGTATTCCGTTTCACAGCTGACGCTTACAGTAAGACCAGAAATCAACACAATAAATTCttctagaaaaaaattatatacagtaaataggaTATCTTCGAACCTGTGATTTGATATTATTTTACTGCCACCTAGTGGTGCCAGCACTGAAAACTTTTCTAAATTTCTAACACATACTGAAGTATTTGTAAGAAatactaacttcacttttctagCATTTTTTGCAATTTTAACCAACCTGTCAGTTTCAGTGAGCATATCAAGACAGttctgattaaagggatagttcacccaaaaatgaaaattctctcatcatttactcaccctctgactttcttctgcagaacacaaaatcagatttttagactaatatttcagctctgtaggtccatacaatgcaagtgaatgggtgccaaaagtgtgaggctccaaaaagcacataaaggaagcataaaagtagactccagtgttttaatccatgtcttcagatgcaatatgaaaggtgtgggtgagaaacaggtcaatatttaagacctttttaagtaGAAATGtttctccttgcccagtagggggcgatatgcatggagaaataaacaagaagaatgtgaaagtgaatgttataGAGaagactgactgagcagggaggagaatttatagtaaaaaaaaaaattaaatattgatctgtttctcacccactcctatcatgtcacttctgaaaacatggattaaaacactggagtcttatggattgcttttatgctgcctttatgcgatgtttggagcttcaaaaagttggcacccatttacttgcattgtatgggccaaaaGAGCtaaaaaattcttctaaaaatcttaatttgagttctgcagatgaaagaaagtcatacacatctgaaatggaataagtttgagtaaatgatgagtgaatttttattttggggcgaactattcctctaagttcacacaggtgtcctggcagagtaaccacaggtgcagTTCATCATCACTTTAATCGTGGACATGTTCCATGCACCACTTACATTTGACAACCggcaagtgtccaaatacttattgtctacataaataatatatttattgcaGTATAATTTAGAactaaacaaacttctttttgtgtaACGTTTGGCCTGAAATATGTACTTGTGCTAACATTCTTTAAGTTAAATTATATTTGCTCTGAAACTTTGATACCTAATGCAAAGATATTCCCATATTTTTTAGTGtggcttaaagctgaagtgtgtaacttttcaGTGTCGTTCTCGTTTCCCGCTgactatgcagagacaactacaagaaagtcattcacaggtttattttctcgaaaactgtgaACACAATGTTTCTGTGATGCTTTTCAaattattctgtttgttttgagctacACGTCCAGCCAGACACACCTATATTGATTCGACCAATGGCACGTGTTGGGattgggactatctgtttgatcaaCCAATTCAAGGTATAGAGGGTGTATtcgaaagctgtttgaaaacaatgtttatttttgcagttctgttcagTGGAGCAGATatttcacacttcagctttaattgtaaaaatatttttggggccacTTATGCGGTACCAATTGCGTATGTGGATATGCACTTAATGaagttaacaaaacatgaatTCATGTAAATTCAAAgcaaatcaaatgtgtttactgacCAAAGAGGAGGCTAAGAGGAGGTAGGCAGGAAGGGAAGGCCCGGAGGAGATCCAGCACACACACGTTGGTTTCTCTAACAAAGCGGTTGTAGTCTGCTGAGCCTTCTTTGCTACACAGCTCTAGAAGTCTTCTTttctctgaacttttcagagTGCAGTCTGCTAAAGCACGCACAAACGCCTGCAAGCACAAGACAACAGCATACCTGGTCCAGAAATATGTAACTACAGCAAAATAATTCATCCCAACCTGCACATCAAAGGCTTTGTTGCGTATAAACGCTAGTGCTAAATCAAAGGTTTGGTATTTTCAGCACTAACATCAATGGAACAGCAACTATCAAATGAAATAAAGTTAATAACACAGAATTACCTTTTTTGGAACACTCCTTATCTCCAAACACCATGTGAGAATAAACTCCAAAGAAGTGTTCTGTGGGATGTGGAGTGGAACCTTTGCTGCTGCAAAGAAaaagaacacacatttttttttttttttttgctgcaacattttattttgctcTCTCTTAATCTTGATTTAAGCGCaggaaacatttaaatattttctaaCATAATTTGAACACTATATATTTTTACGTTTTGCTGGCTGATATTATAATGGTCTTTATTCTGACACCTGTCTAGCCTTTTCTAGGCCACtgatatgtcataatttacttaggGGTCAAACTTTATACAGTGGAAAATGTACTTGGtgaaactttaaagggatagttcaccaaaaaaaaaaaaattgtatcataatttactcaccttcatgccatcccagatgtgtacaactttctttcttctgcaggacacaaataaagatttttagaagaatatctcagctctgtaggtccatacaatgcaagtgaatggtgatcagaactttgaagcaccaaaatgaacaaaggcagcataaattaatccatacaactccagtgtttaaatccatgtcttcagaagcaatccaagcagttttgggtgagaacagaacaaaatgttaCTACTTTTCCactgtacatacactcacctaaaggattattaggaacaccatactaatactgtgtttgaccccctttcgccttaagaactgccttaattctacatggcattgattcaacaaggtgctgaaagcattctttagaaatgttggcccatattgataggatagcatcttgcagttgatgtagatttgtgggatgcacatccagggcacaacgctcccgttccaccacatcccaaagatgctctattgggttgagatctgttgactgtgggggccattttagtacagtgaactcattgtcatgttcaagaaaccaatttgaaatgattcaagctttgtgacatggtgcattatcctgctggaagtagccatcagaggatgggtacatggtggccataaagggatggacatggtcagaaacaatgctcaggtaggccgtggcatttaaacgatgcccaattggcactaaggggcctaaagtgtgccaagaaaacatcccccacaccattacaccaccaccaccaccagcctgcacagtggtaacaaggcatgatggatccatgttctcattctgtttatgccaaattctgactctaccatctgaatgtctcaacagaaatcgagactcatcagaccaggcaacatttttccagtcttcaactgtccaattttggtgagctcttgcaaattgtagcctctttttcctatttgtagtggagatgagtggtacccggtggggtcttctgctgttgtagcccatccgcctcacggttgtgcgtgttgtggcttcacaaatgctttgctgcatacctcggttgtaacgagtggttatttcaggcaaagttgctcttctatcagcttgaatcagtcagcccattctcctctgacctctagcatcaacaaggcattttcgcccacaggactggatactggatgtttttcccttttcacaccattctttgtaaaccctagaaatggttgtgcgtgaaaatcccagtaactgagcagattgtgaaatactcagaccggcccgtctggcaccaacaaccatgccacgctcaaaattccttaaatcacctttctttcccattctgacattcagtttggagttcaggagattgtcttgaccaggaccacacctctaaatgcattgaagcaactgccatgtgattggttgattagataattgcattaatgaaaaatgtaacaggtgttcctaataatcctttaggtgagtgtattttgccTAGAGTCACTCAATATTTCAaggctcgattacacttcctagtctTTGAGGCATGCTTAGagagctagatggtgctaggtattgtaatcaagcttgaaatcatgatcgccaaggagactgttgatgtcaagatttaaagtggcaaaggagttatattttggtctgttctcacctaaaacatATTAGAtaatttcagaagacattgattaaaccactggagtcttaatgattacttttatgctgcctttatgtactttttgactCTTCAAATttccggtcaccattcacttgcattgtaaggagctacagagcagaaatattcttcaaaaaaatcttaatctgtgttcagcagaagaaaaaagtaaaagaaagagaattttcattttagatgAAATATTCCTTCAAGAAGCAAGTTAAGTTCCTAATGTCATTCACTGTGTTGTTAGTGATTTTCATACCTTTCTTATTGGTGGTTTTTAGTAGGTGGAGCAGAACAGCATTATTCTTTTGCATTTGCAGCCCTAGTCTCACAAGTAGCTCCTCAACTTCATTTTCTCTGTTTGGGCAGAGAACATCAAAGGAGTCCCCAGGCTTATAAGCCATGTCCTGATCCTAGAGAGACAAATTTACTATTCACTATAAATTCACACAACTCCTAAACACCAAGGACACAACAAAGTATTtttggttttatgttttttttttgttgttggaacaaataaaaatattttaaacagattTGGCAGAtacaaaatgcttaaaaaaagttGATTGATTTTTTGGAAGTTTACAGTTCTGCATCACTTCAGTTAAAATTAATATATAAGGACTTACTGAGATTTCAAGCTCCAGTAAGATGGCAGTTTTCATCGCATCACCTTGAGTTAATTGAACTGCTTTTGAAACAGGCACTTCACGATATCCTTCTTTATCAGCTGGGAATGTTTCCTAAGAACAGACAACTTTAATTAGCAGAACTCTAGGCAGACTTAATCCCATTCCATTAATGCCAAAACATTAATTGAACATTagacttattattattagacctCTTTCATGAGTCCATTCTTGCTTAACCCTTTAACACCAGAGGTCTTTATTGaccctcattccaccccctgtacctcatccgtATTTTGGAGTAGTGCCCATACCTCTTTATTATTCCTCAATCTTTTTCTTATAAATAGTGTAcattttgcacttccataaattatatttttatgatttttgtttttgtttactacCAGAGGAAATCTATTtcattgtttattacaagagaaatgagtactatattcatacaaataaatactacatGTAATTTTATAtgaaacaatggtgaattatcagtatcccatatgtgtgtacatatacaaaatatatgctatttgttactcaaggtgacGCTTTTGCTTAAGTGATTGACTAGATTTACAACTGACACTGctgtttgatgaagaaacaacatggaagtaaactatagcaagtacaacacatgaacagtttaatatgacTTTTGTCATTTGGGTGTGCTTCTAAAATtctgtaagttgtgcatctatctAGACTCAAtatgtgcctgagaaaatacttctgtgtaacttatgtgtatgttatgtgtagctcaatgtgTGTTTGACAGCCTGCTGCATctaatgaaatttcagtgtgaaagtgaTTAATCCTTTTCTAGATTTATCCTACTTGTTGCATTGTGTCATTgatacatgaaaaataaaaacaaaatatattttattctattattttctaacagtcgtgaaaatattttgaaaatgttgcactatctgggcattttgtagatccattagtgatagatatacagtactgtgcaaaatttttaggcacttgtgaaaaatgttgcatagcgaggatgtcttcaaaaataaatgacaaatagttttaatttatcccTTAATGTCACAcgaagtccagtaaacataaagaaAAGTTAAATCAATATACAGTGTGACAGCATTTGCCTTTAAAACTACACCTAACTACACCTGGAcactgtttttcttggttgttggcaaagagaatgttcaaagcttcttggagaattcaccacagttattCTATTTATTTAGGATGTCTCAATTGCtactgtctcttcatgtaatcccagactgacacaatgttcagtgggggggcttAGTGGGGgcaatgacatctgttgcagggctccctgttcttctattcttatcttttctatttgcaaaagtaatgtttgggagtctaacatttatatttcctattgacacactaaagctgaagatataataaAACAACTTAAGGgcccagtggtggctcagcggttaaggctctgggttactgaccgaaaggtctgGGGTTCAAGCTCCaacactgccaagataccactgttgggcccttgaccccgTAACAGGGGTGCTGTTTTATGGCTGACTCTGTACTCTGATCCCAGCTGAGTTGGGATATGCTAAAACaaatgcatttcattggctctgtacctgtactctgcacaatgacaataaacttgaatcttaatcttaagacaaatgcttttgtgaaacattttatgtgcCTAAGAATTTGCACAGGACTGTATGAATATGaaagagtgtttggtgaaattccaaTGCGGCAATTTAAGCAAGAATGATTTTAtagacattttgttttatttctttactcTATATATTCAGTTGAGTGTCCAGGAATACCATACCCCTTCAGTTGACACCTGCTCCAAAAGGACCTCCAAATATGCAGGTGGCAGAGCAGGAACATTAAGAACAGTCTGTGACAATGGAGGTACAGAATGCTTCAGAGAAGCAACCAAAGTGGTAGAATGAGTCTCTGCAGCATCGCTGCCATAAGTCCTAGCTGGCTTTTCTTTTTGCGAGACTTCTTCACTAAGCTTTAGAAGATGAAAATCGACCACCACATCTGACTTGTTTATTTCCTGGTTGGAGTCATTTTTTGGAGAACTGTCCTGTGTGCAGTCACAATTGGTAGCAGCCTGCTGACCCACAGTCGACATACTGGCCAATATTTTCTTTATAGCTTCCCAGAGGTCTTCAATCCAAGGATCCACCACTACTTCAAGTCTGAAGAGAAAACAACGGCAGAGTGTGACAAGACAATAAATCAAAGATTAGACAGTTCCCCCCTCCTCCAAGATTTGTAATTTCCTAATGAGATCAACACACataatgtgtaaaaatgtattgctgcTCACCCAGTTCCGTCATCCGCATGCCCGGTTGCATAGAAACGTTTAGCACCAAGTTGCTGTAGATGGCTGTCAATAGTCTTTCCACAGTTGCAGAAATTTGCATAGTTTGTGTCTCCCAAAGCTGCATATATAAAAGTAAGAAAAATTACCTTTAGCTCAAAGGTGGAGCTCTGCCTCTGGCATAAACTAATACTTACATAACTGTGAGACCATCTTACCTAACAGTGTATAACGCAGATGGGAGAGGTGGTCACGTGGCAGAGATTTATTCTTGATCTTTTTCACAAACTTCTGAGCTGTGTCTGGAGGATCACCATCACCAGTTGTGGAAACCACAAAAACAACTGGCCGAGTTTCATTTTCAACGTTGTACTGGAGATGCATGGGAATGGATTcagttcaaatcaataaatcaaagcAATCAAGTTGCATCAGCCAAATCTGATGTGCTTTAAGCAAGAGTTTGCTTGACATGCTTTTGCAGTAAAAATAATATGGCAATAAAACATACCTTTTCCACGTTGCTCAGACAACTGATGTCTGCTGTAAGTCCATGATCAGCTGCTTGTTCACAAATCTCTTCCGCTATGGATTGAGCCTGACCACGCTGAGATCCGTAAAGTATCAAGAACCGAGCGGTCACTTCACACGGCATATTATGAATGCTGGAACAAAGTTGATCATTGTACTGCGATAGTAATGGGAGTTGTACCTGTATGTAGTCTTAATTAaccaacatatttatttttatgtaacatAATTAAATAGATTAAATTAGAAGGATAAATCAagctaaaaattattattattatttttaaatagttatttggGTCAAAGTTCATTCATAAATCTAGCTGcatttctaaactgtttcaaGCAGGTGCTTCGACAGCTGatgctatttaaaatgaaaaacattaccTTGATTTTGACAATGGAAACGACAACCGCTTCTGCTGTGAAACATGTATGGCATGCTTTCAGGAGCATGTGCAGCCGGATGCTTCGTTGATGTGGACTTGCGTTTGGCCTTACGCAAATAATCAATctgtaaataaaaacacataCTGAAGAATGATAAACCCATTCACATTAGTCAATCCGTATGGAATATGTGTCTGTGGTTGTACTCGCACTAcataggggccgttcacaccgaacacgttATTGCGTCCACCTGCTTTGCATGTAGTTTAGTTTGTATGTAAACGAGtgctagacggacgtctttgcgttttatttttaagtttcaaatattaaaagggattgttcacccaaaaatgaacattctctaatGATTTACTCAACCATATGCCCTCACATATGAGTttgactttctatctttcttccgctgaacacacacatatttttagaagaatatctcagctcctctcctcacaatgcaattaaatggtgCTCAaagaagcatataaaggcagcataaaagaaatccacacTACTCCATtggttaaacccatgtcttcagaacctaaatgataggtgtgtgtgtgagaaacaggttggcatttaagtcattttttaccaacaatctgcactttcactttctcattcttcttttgtttttggcgaatTCAcaatatttgtgcatattgccacctactgggctgagaggggaatgcatagtaaaaaaaaatggggactttcatattgttttgtttctaaattcCACCTATCATATAatctctgaaaacatggattaaaccactggagtcttgtgtattattttattctgcctttgtatgctttttgaggttcaaaatgttggtacccattcaattgtattgtgaggacctaaagagcCGAGCTTTTATTCTAAGTATTAAAAAATTTGTAGTCATACAAATTGGACACAAATTGATTTTCATTTCGGGTGAACGTTCcctttaaattgattaaaaaCGGTTCTCTAGACACCTGCGTTAAATTATATTCGTAGCGTTGCGTCTAGTTTATTTACTGTACTAtatgttcggtgtgaacagcccctgagTGGAGTCATCGCGAGAGTGGAATACACCATTAATGTTTTTAGACTTGCGGTTTCAGTCAACTCAGCGCTTCCAAACTTTATCCTTCCAAATTAACTTACCCAACTCTTTTGACTTATCATTAATTATCATACTCGTTTAACGTATAAAGAATTATAATAGCTGAATAATGTCCTCACTTTTATTATTTACTACACTTGGTTTGGTCCGTCCCGCCCCGAGATACGTAAAGAACTAGCCGGTGGCGCGCGGAGAGGTGCACAGCTACGCGATAACATTGTACAAATCACAACCATTTTATCGTAGCTGTGCGTTTCCCTGGGGTAGAGTCTAAAAATGTCAGCAATGGGGACTCTGGCCTTCGATGAATATGGAAGGCCGTTCATCATCATAAAGGACCAGGATAAGAAATCTCGCCTGACTGGCCTGGAAGCGCTGAAGGTACAAAAGCCAGTGTGCTAACGGGAGCCCTTAATGGCACAATGCTTGATATCTTCAGTTCAGAACTCATCATTAGTTTTATGCATTGAATACGTTTTCGTtatagtgtatatgtgtgtgtatatatatatatgtggagaCAGTGTATCCTTTTGTTACTAATAAACATTTCTGATGTGATTAGCGATATGTCGCATGTTAGCTAGCGGATAATCCATGTGCTCAGCCGGAGGCGTTGAGTCTTGATTCAGAGTTAAGAGAGATATGAGGAAAAAAGTTTATTGAATGGATTTTGGCTACTTGTTTTGCTAAATTGGAGAATTGAATAATCTTCCATAGTTACAATACATATTAGACATTGGAAGTATTGTAATCCTTGTAAGAAACATTGTTGCTTGCGACACACCGTATTGTCTGTCAGCAACAAAAAGCAGTGTCTAGTACCTTTTCTCTGAATTTTCTGAacttgttcatttttgtgtgtttcagtCGCACATTATGGCAGCAAAAGCCGTTGCCAACACACTGAAAACATCACTAGGCCCAAATGGTACGTTTTCATTCAGTCTTCAATTATTCTTGGTCTTCGGTCTGTTCCCTTGCCTTAGTTCTGATAATTGCTTTTTATAGGACTTGACAAGATGATGGTGGATAAGGATGGCGAGGTGACTGTGACCAACGATGGTGCGACCATTCTCAGCATGATGGATGTGGACCACCAGATTGCCAAGCTCATGGTTGAACTTTCCAAGTCTCAAGATGATGAAATTGGAGATGGTACAACTGGTGTTGTTGGTAAGCGCACTctgccttaaaggaataattcacccaaaaattatttacacaccctcatgccaaatgagagatgtgtctgtctttcatttttctgcagaactcaaacgaAGActtttaaagagcacctattattgtttttaaaagtgcctaattttgtttttaaggtctcatacaatatatttacatgcatccaaggccaaaaatcactttaaattgcagcattacctttttttccccagtgtcacaaacgttctaaagcattcattctaaactcctcct containing:
- the LOC127634994 gene encoding methionine synthase reductase-like, producing the protein MPCEVTARFLILYGSQRGQAQSIAEEICEQAADHGLTADISCLSNVEKYNVENETRPVVFVVSTTGDGDPPDTAQKFVKKIKNKSLPRDHLSHLRYTLLALGDTNYANFCNCGKTIDSHLQQLGAKRFYATGHADDGTGLEVVVDPWIEDLWEAIKKILASMSTVGQQAATNCDCTQDSSPKNDSNQEINKSDVVVDFHLLKLSEEVSQKEKPARTYGSDAAETHSTTLVASLKHSVPPLSQTVLNVPALPPAYLEVLLEQVSTEGETFPADKEGYREVPVSKAVQLTQGDAMKTAILLELEISDQDMAYKPGDSFDVLCPNRENEVEELLVRLGLQMQKNNAVLLHLLKTTNKKAAKVPLHIPQNTSLEFILTWCLEIRSVPKKAFVRALADCTLKSSEKRRLLELCSKEGSADYNRFVRETNVCVLDLLRAFPSCLPPLSLLFEQLPKLQPRAYSAASSSLQYPGKVHFVFNVVEFPACPEHPARMGLCTGWLADHVSTILLPLGTRPASEGLGTLAQPKVYVRPRPSSTFRLPTDPSVPIMMVGPGTGVAPFIGFLQQREKEREANQETTFGETWLFFGCRHKDKDFLFREELERFVHNGTLSHLIVCFSRDETDAVNRPRYVQQNLVIHAKNVASILLKDKGYLYVCGDAKNMAKDVNDTLLEIIGNELQLDKLESMKTVARLRENYQYLQDIWS